One Kitasatospora sp. NBC_01266 genomic window carries:
- the holA gene encoding DNA polymerase III subunit delta — protein sequence MARKSAPDDLLAPLTLVVGQEELLLDRAVAQVVAAAKAADPDTDVRDLAPGALQPGSLAELTTPSLFAERKVIVVRAAQDLGAESVKEVKAYLDAPADEVIIILAHAGGAKGKGLLDAARKAGAREVACAKLTKASERIAFVRGEFRTLGRSASPEACQALLDSLGGDLRELAAACSQLTSDVEGTIDERVVARYYSGRAEATGFEVADLAVTGRAADALERLRWALAVGQPATGITYALASGVRSIGRLATADRSMRPADLARELGMPPWKVDRVRQQMRGWTGDGVAAALTAIAQADAAVKGGSDDPAYALERAVVAVARAARAGARSY from the coding sequence ATGGCCAGGAAGAGTGCACCCGACGACCTGCTCGCCCCGCTGACCCTTGTGGTCGGCCAGGAGGAGCTGCTACTCGACCGTGCGGTTGCCCAGGTGGTGGCCGCAGCTAAGGCGGCGGATCCCGATACGGACGTGCGTGACCTCGCCCCCGGCGCCCTGCAGCCCGGCAGCCTGGCCGAGTTGACCACGCCCTCGCTCTTCGCCGAGCGCAAGGTGATCGTGGTCCGGGCGGCGCAGGACCTCGGGGCCGAGTCGGTCAAGGAGGTCAAGGCCTACCTCGACGCACCGGCTGATGAGGTGATCATCATCCTGGCGCACGCCGGGGGAGCCAAGGGCAAGGGTCTGCTCGACGCGGCGCGCAAGGCCGGTGCTCGCGAGGTGGCCTGCGCCAAGCTGACCAAGGCCAGTGAGCGGATCGCTTTCGTCCGTGGCGAGTTCCGCACGCTCGGCCGCTCGGCCAGCCCGGAGGCCTGCCAGGCACTGCTGGACTCGCTCGGTGGTGACCTGCGGGAGTTGGCCGCCGCCTGCAGCCAGCTCACCTCCGATGTCGAGGGCACCATCGACGAGCGCGTGGTGGCCCGCTACTACAGCGGTCGGGCCGAGGCCACCGGCTTCGAGGTCGCCGACCTCGCGGTCACCGGGCGGGCCGCCGACGCGTTGGAGCGGCTGCGCTGGGCGCTGGCGGTGGGCCAGCCGGCCACCGGTATCACCTATGCGCTGGCCTCCGGCGTGCGCAGCATCGGCCGACTCGCCACGGCGGACCGCTCGATGCGTCCGGCCGACCTGGCCCGTGAGCTGGGCATGCCGCCGTGGAAGGTGGATCGGGTCCGCCAGCAGATGCGCGGCTGGACCGGCGACGGTGTCGCGGCCGCGCTGACCGCGATCGCCCAGGCCGACGCCGCCGTCAAGGGTGGCTCGGATGATCCCGCCTATGCCCTGGAACGCGCCGTGGTCGCGGTCGCCCGGGCGGCTCGCGCCGGCGCCCGCTCGTACTGA